The DNA window CGACGACACCGCCGGATTCGGTGCAGCACAACGTGTATTGCGCCTTGCCCGGCCCGATGCGATTCAGGTCGTTGGTGAGCGCGGAGTTGACGAATCGCGCGGCCCCGGGGCCACGGACCAGCGCCTTGCCCAGGTGGCTGACGTCGAAGAGGCCGACCGCGTTGCGCGTCGCGTTGTGCTCGCTGACGGTGCCGGCATATGACACCGGCATCAACCAGCCGCCGAACTCGGCGAAACTGGCGCCCAGGCTCCGGTGACGGTCTTCCAACGGTCCGTGCAGAAGGTCGGCTTCATCGCTCACGACTCTTCACCCTAATCAGCCGTGACGGGTGGACCGTTAGGGTGATGCGGATGAGCACAGAACCCGGCTACGCCTCCCCCGCTGTCACTGTCGCCTCCTCGCTGCCGCGGCGCGCCGCCGCGTCCACCGTCCTGATCGTGCCCGTCGTCTCCACCGGCGAGGACGACAAGCCGGGCGCGGCTGTCGCGTCGGCCGAGCCGTTCCTGTCCTCCGATGCGGTCGCCGAGATCGAGTCCGGTCTGCGGGCGCTGGAGGCCACCGGCGGCACCGAGCAGGTGCACCGGCTGGTGGTGCCGTCGCTGCCGGTGTCCAGCGTGCTGACGATCGGCCTGGGCAAACCGCGATCCGAGTGGCCGGCCGACACCGTCCGTCGCGCCGCCGGTGTGGCCGCGCGGTCGCTCGGCAAGACCGAATCGGTGATCACCACGTTGGCCGAGCTGCCCGGCGACGGCATCGACTCGGCCGTCGTCGAGGGCCTGATCCTGGGCAGCTACCGGTTCACCGAATTCCGCAGCGACAAGACCGCGCCCAAAGACCAAGGGCTGCGCAGAATCACGGTGCTCGCCACCGCGAAGGACGCCAAGAACGACGCCGCGCATGGTGCGGCCGTCGCGACCGCCGTCGCCACCGCGCGCGATTTCGTCAACACCCCGCCCAGCCACCTTTTTCCTGCCGAATTCGCCAAGCGGGCAAAGGCTTTGGGTGAGTCCGTCGGCCTCGAGGTGGAGGTGCTGGACGATAAGGCGCTGCAAAAAGCCGGCTACGGCGGGATCATCGGCGTCGGACAGGGTTCGTCGCGTCCGCCGCGGCTGGTGCGGCTGATCCACCGCGGGTCGAAGCTGGCCAAGAAGTCCAAGCAGGCCAAGAAGGTCGCGCTGGTCGGCAAGGGCGTCACTTTCGACACCGGCGGCATCTCGATCAAGCCGGCGGCCAGCATGCACCACATGACCTCCGACATGGGCGGCGCCGCCGCGGTGATCGCGACCGTGGCGCTGGCCGCGCAGCGCAAACTTCCGATCGACGTGATCGCCACCGTGCCGATGGCCGAGAACATGCCGTCGGCCACCGCGCAGCGGCCCGGCGACGTGCTGACCCAGTACGGCGGAATCACGGTCGAGGTGCAGAACACCGACGCGGAGGGCCGGCTCATCCTGGCCGACGCCATCGTGCGGGCGTGCGAGGACAACCCCGATTACCTGATCGAGACGTCCACGCTGACCGGCGCGCAGACGGTGGCTCTCGGCGCCCGCATCCCCGGGGTGATGGGCAGCGACGAGTTCCGCGACCGCGTCGCGTCGATCTCGCAGCGGGTCGGCGAAAACGGCTGGCCGATGCCGCTGCCCGACGAACTCAAGGAAGACCTGAAGTCAGGGGTCGCCGACCTGTCGAACATCAGTGGGCAGCGCTTCGCCGGCATGCTGGTGGCGGGGGTGTTCCTGCGGGAGTTCGTCGCCGACGGCGTGGATTGGGCACACATCGACGTGGCCGGCCCGGCCTACAACACCGGCAGCCCGTGGGGCTACTCGCCGAAGGGCTCCACCGGCGTGCCGACGCGGACCATGTTCGCGGTGCTCGAAGACATCGCCGAGAACGGCTAGCGCTACTTCGTCAGCAGGGATATCGCCGCGCGGGTCAGCTTGCGGCGCGGCCATCCCGTGATTCCGTGCGCGGCCAGTGCGGCCCGGGCCGCGTTGCGCCCGCAGGCGCCATGCACCGAACCGCCCGGGGTGGCCGACGCGCTGCCCAGATACAGCCCCTCGACCGGGGTCTCGGCCCGGCCCATCCCGGCCGCGGGTCGAAAAATCAGCATCTGCGGCAGTTGTGCGGTCCCGCCGTTGAGCGCGCCGAGATGCAGGTTGGCGTCGCTGGCCTCCAGGTCCGACGGCCGCTGCACGAACCGGTCGATCACTGCCGAACCGAAGCCCGGCGCGTGTTCCTCGATGACGTCGTCCACGGCCGTCGCAAGTCGTTCGGCCGACACGTCGTCGGCCACATGGCGCGGCAAATGCGTGTAGGCCCAAACACTTTCGGTACCCGGCGGCGAGCGGGTCGGGTCCGCGGTGGTGGTCTGCCCCAACAGCATGAACGGATGCCGGGGCACCGTCCGGGTGTTCAGGTCGGCCACCCAACGTACCAGCCCGTCACCGTCGGCGCCCAGGTGTACGGTGCCCGCATCCGCCAGGCTTTTCGACCGCCACGGGATGGGTCCGCGCAGCGCATAGTTGACCTTGACCACCGGCGGATCCCACACATAGTGCTCGAGTTCGCGGCGCAGACCGGCCGGCACGGCGTCGTCGGGCAGCATGTCGCAAAACAGCCGCGGCGCCGTCACGTCGGCCACGATCGCGCGGCGCGCCGCGACCGTGCGCCCAGCGGTCGTCGTCACGCCGACGGCACGTCCGCCCCGCACGTGGATACGGGAAACGTTCTGGTTGCACTCGATTTGCGCGCCGGCCCAGCGGGCCCGGTTGACCAGGGCGGCGGTCAATCGGCCGGAACCGCCGACCGGAACCGGCCAGCCGTAGTCCTGGCCCAGCATCGTCATCAGGAAGCCCATGGCGCCGCTGACGGGCGCGTCCACCGGGACGTCGGCGTGCATTGCGTTGCCTAACAACAACACCCGCGGCGCCTCACCGTCGAAGAGCTGCTCTGACATCGCGTTGGCGGGCTGCACCAGCAGCCGGGCGAGCCGCATGGCCTCCGAGGTGCCGAGCCTGAGCAGCAGCCAAATCAGCGGGCGCAGCGGCGGGAACGGTGCCAGCATCGCGTCCAGCAGCGGGGATTTGATCTTCTGCCACAGCTCGACCAGGCGCCACCAGTTTTCGCCGTCGGCCCGTTCCCGTCGCGCGAATTCCTTTGCGGTGCGGTCCGGATCGCGGTACAGGATTGGTGGGTCGTCGTCACCGCCGCTGCGGGGATGGCCCAGCACCGCCGGCGCGTGTGACCATTGCAGCCCGAAGTCCTCGAGCCGCAGCGCCGCCATGGCCGGCGAGGCCGCCGTCATCGGGTAGTAGGAGCTGAACAGGTCGGTGATGTAGCCCGGTGTCAGCTCGGCGCTGCGCACCGCGCCGCCAGGTTCGGGCTGGGCTTCCAGCACCAGCACGTCCCAACCCGCGTCGGCCAGCATCGACGCCGCGACCAGTCCGTGGTGTCCCGCCCCGATCACCACGGCGTCCGCGGTGTCGCGCACGGTCACTTCACCTGGCTCGGCTCCAGGCGCTCCGCCAAAGCCGCTAGCCGCCACAGGCATTCCTTGTTCCGGGGGTATGCGGCGGCCAGCGCAAGGGAATCGGGTACGGCCCCCATCGGGCCTGCGACGGGCACCTCGATCATCTCGATCCGGCAGCCCTGCGGAATCTCGTGCAGCAGCATGGTGATGCGCGCGGCGCCCAGCGGGCCCAGCCGGGCGCGCAGCACCAGCTTGTGCGGCGGTTCGCTCTCCTCCACGATGGTCGCGTCGTTGATTACCAACGGCCAGATCCCGATCGAGTGCCTGATCGACGAGCCGGGTTCGGGCCAGTTCGGGTCGACGGCCCGCATCCGGCTGTTGCCCACCACCCACTGGGTGTAGGTCCAGCCCTGGGCGAGCACCTCCCACACCCGCTCACACGACCGGGACACCTCGCGCGTCGCAGTGATCACCTCAGAAAACCCTCCATGTCTTCATTACCGCGGCGGGATACCCGGCAATCGAGGGATTATTCGGCCGTTACGCCGACGTTTACCGGCGGTGGACCGCGGATAATCTCCCTAGCGGCCGAATCCCCGACGACGAAGGGCAAAGACATGACGGTGCGACGATTGATCATCGGTGTGGGCGCCGTGCTGTTACTGGCCGGAGTCATCGGGCTGCTGGCGCCGGTGTCGGTTTCCGACAGCAACGGCCACTCGGTCGGATGCGGTAACGCCGTGGCGACCGACCTTTCCGCGGCCCGCAGTGCGAACAACAGCAGTGGGGCGAACATCCCGATCCTGAATCAGATCGTCCCGCACACCGACTATGTGGCACAGTGCCAGTCGTCGGTGGGCGGCCGGCGCGCGTGGGCGATACCGCTGGCCGTGCTCGGGGTCATCGCGATCGGCGCGACCTTGCTGACGGGACGTCGCGGGGCGGCACCGGGCGCTTAGATCACCCGCAGCCGCGCGGCGTTGCGTAACCCCTGCGGCGCCAGGCGCGAAAGGCCGTACAGCGCATAGGCTTCCGGCGCGACCGGGCGGATCGGCTTTTTCTTCTTGACCGATGACAGGATCGCGTTGGCGACCTTGTCGGGGCCGTAGTGGCGCAGCGTGAACATCTTGCCGAGTTGCCCGCGCCGGCCATCGACGGCGTCGGATTGCTTACCGGCCGGTGCATCGAAGCGGGTGGTGTTGATGATGTTCGTGTTGATGACGCCGGGGCAGATCGTGGTCAGCCCCACCCCCGCGGCGTCGAGTTCGGCGCGCAGGCAGTCGGAGAACATGTAGGTGGCCGCCTTCGACGTGCAGTAGGCGTTCAGCGACTGCAGCGGGGCGTAGGCCGCCATCGACGACACGTTGACGATATACCCGCCGGTGCCGCGCTCCACCATCCGTCGCGCGAACGACCGGCACCCGTTGACCACGCCGCCCAGGTTGACGTCGAGCACCCGGTCGAATTGCTCGGGCGGGGTGTCCAGGAATCCGCCGGCGTGCCCGATCCCGGCGTTGTTGACGACGATGTCGGGGACGCCGTGCTCGGCGCTGATCCGCTCCGCGAACGACTCCACCGCCTGCGCGTCCGACACGTCGAGCACGTAGGCGTGCGCGACGCCGCCCCGGGTGGCGATCTCGGCCGCGGTGGCCTTGACGGCCGCCTCGTCGATGTCGCTGATGACCAACTCGGCGCCTTCGCGCGCGAACGCGAACGCGGTCTCGCGGCCGATTCCGCTGCCGGCGCCGGTGACCGACACCAGGGTGTCGCCGAACGCCCCGCGGGGACGCCCCACCTGCGCGCGCAGCAGCGCGCGGCTGGGCGGCTTGCCCTCGGCCTGGTCGGCGAACTCGCGCACCGCGGCCGCCATCACCTGCGGGTGCGACATCGGCGAGAAGTGGCCGGCCTGGATGTCGCGGCGCCACAGCCGCGGCACGAAGCGCGGGGTGTGGTCGTAGCCGTAGGGCCGCACGTACTTGTCCTTGGTGTTGACGATGAGCTGCACCGGGACATCGATGACCGCGACGCCCTGCTTACGGCCGGAAAACGACCGAAAGTAGTTGGCGGGGTAGGTTTTCACCGAGTGGGCGGCGTCGGAGGCCAGTTTCTCGGAGTGGTGGATCTGCTCGTCGGGGATGTTGTCGACGGCGTTGCGCCGCAGCGCCGGGACCGACATGGTCAGCCGGAGGAAGAGCGGCGCGAGCACCGGGATCGAGAAGAAGATCATGTAGGTCAGCCGCAGCGCCTGGCTGATCGCCCGGACGAAGGTGCGCGGCCGCCAGGGCGCCCGCAGGCCGCTGAAGATGTAGTCGACCAGCTGGTCCTGTGCAGGTCCGGACACCGACGTGAACGTGGCGACCCGGTCGTTGGCGCCGGGGCGCTTCAGGTAGCGCCACACCCCCACCGAGCCCCAGTCGTGGGCCAGCACGTGCACGGGGCGGCCCGGACTCAGCTCGCCGGTCACCGCGGCGAAGTCGTCGGCGAAGCGGTCCATGCTGTAGGCCGACACCGGTTTCGGCACCGAGGACATCCCGACACCGCGGTTGTCGTAGCGGATGATCCGGAACCGCTCGGCCAGCAGCGGGACGACCCCGTCCCACAGCACGTGCGAGTCGGGGAACCCGTGCACCAGCACGACGGTGGGGCCCTCGGGGTTGCCCTCTTCGTAGACCGCGATGCGGGCGCCGTCGGCGCTGTCGACGAAATGCTGGGGTATTTGTTGTGATGGCGGCATCGGGACCTCCCCGCTCTGGCTGCAGTGGCCACACCGTAGCAAGCGTGATCGGTGTCACCCGCCCGGCGCGGGGTATCTGCCCTGGATGTGTGCCGACGAAGGCGCAGTGACAGGATAGTTTTGGATTGCCACTTCGCCTTCCGTAAGCAAGCTGATCGACCCGCCCCGACCCACGAGCGATCGAGGAGTCAAAAACGATGGCCTTCTCCGTCCAGATGCCGGCACTCGGTGAGAGCGTCACCGAGGGGACGGTCACCCGCTGGCTCAAGCAGGAAGGCGACACGGTCGAACTCGACGAACCGCTCGTCGAGGTCTCGACCGACAAGGTCGACACCGAAATCCCGTCGCCGGCCGCGGGCGTGCTGACCAAGATCGTGGCCCAAGAGGACGACACCGTCGAGGTGGGCGGCGAGCTGGCGGTCATCGGCGACGCCCCGGAAGGTGGCGGGGCGGACGGCGCGGCGGGGGGCGGCTCGCAACCGACCGCGCAGGCGCCGAGCCAGCCGGAGCCGCAAGCCCAGTCGGAGCCGCCCCAGCCCGAGCCCCAACCCGAGCCACAGCCCCAGGCCCAGCCGGAGCCGGAGCCTGCGCCCGCCCAGCAGAGTTCCGGCGGCGGCGCCGCCACCCCGGTATTGATGCCCGAGCTGGGTGAGTCGGTGGCCGAGGGCACGGTGACCCGCTGGCTCAAGAAGGTCGGCGATTCGGTTCAGGTCGACGACGCGCTCGTCGAGGTGTCCACGGACAAGGTCGACACCGAGATCCCGTCACCGGTGGCCGGTGTGCTGATCAGCATCACCGCCGAGGAAGACGCCACCGTGCCCGTCGGAGGCGAGCTGGCGCGCATCGGTGCCGGTTCCGAAGCCGTCGCTCCCGCGGCACCGGCCGCTCCCCAGCCCCCGCCCGCGCCCAAGCCCGAACCCACGCCAGAACCGGCGCCCCAGCCCCAGGCCCAGCCCAAGCCCGAACCCACCCCGGCGCCCCCAACGCCGCAGCCCAAGCCCGCTCCACAGCCGAAAGCCGAACCGGCGCAGGCCCAGCCGGCAAGCTCGGGGGCCGACGGTGCGCCGTACGTGACGCCGCTGGTGCGAAAGCTGGCCGCCGAAAACAACATCGACCTGAACTCGGTCACGGGTACCGGGGTGGGCGGTCGCATCCGCAAGCAAGACGTGCTGGCCGCCGCCGAGCAAAAGCAACAGGCCGCCAAGGCGCCCGCGGCCGCGGTCCCCGCCGCCAAGGCGCCCGCGGCCGCGGCGCCCACGCCGGCTCCGGCGCTGGCGCACCTGCGGGGCACCACCCAGAAGGCCAGCCGGATCCGCCAGATCACGGCGAACAAAACCCGCGAATCCCTTCAGGCCACAGCCCAACTCACCCAGACCCACGAGGTCGACATGACCAAGCTGGTCGGGTTGCGGGCCAGGGCCAAGGCGGCCTTCGCCGAGCGCGAGGGGGTGAACCTGACCTTTCTGCCGTTCATCGCCCGGGCGGTGATCGACGCGCTGAAGATCCACCCCAACATCAACGCGAGCTACAGCGAGGAAACCAAGGAGATCACCTACTACGACGCCGAGCACCTCGGCTTCGCGGTCGACACCGAACAAGGTCTCCTCTCCCCCGTCGTGCACAATGCGGGCGACCTGTCCCTGGCCGGGCTGGCCAGGGCGATCGCCGACATCGCCGCGCGCGCCCGGTCAGGCAACCTGAAACCCGACGAGCTCTCCGGCGGCACCTTCACGATCACCAACATCGGCAGCCAGGGGGCGCTCTTCGACACCCCGATCCTGGTTCCGCCGCAGGCCGCCATGCTGGGCACCGGCGCGATCGTCAAGCGGCCGCGGGTCGTGGTCGACGACAGCGGCAACGAATCGATCGGCGTGCGCTCGATCTGCTATCTGCCGCTGACCTATGATCATCGGCTGATCGACGGTGCCGACGCCGGCCGCTTCCTGACCACCATCAAGCACCGGCTAGAAGAAGGTGCTTTCGAGGCCGACCTCGGGCTCTAAAAAGGACAAGCGAACGTGGCTCGCGCTGGTCAGAACGCCGTCATCGCGATTGCGGGTTCGTCGGGCCTAATCGGGTCCGCCCTGGCCGCGGCCCTGCGTGCCGCCGATCACCGGGTGTTGCGGATCGTGCGCCGGGCACCGGCGAACGCCAATGAGCTGCACTGGAATCCCGAGAGTGGCGATCTGGATCCCGACACGATCGCCGACGTCGACGCCGTCGTCAACCTGTGCGGCGTCAACATCGGCCAGCGCCGGTGGTCGGGCGCCTTCAAGCAGAGTCTGCGGGACAGCCGCATCACCCCCACCGAAGTCCTGGCGCATGCCGTCGCCGACGCGGGTGTTGCGACGATGGTCAACGCCAGCGCGGTGGGCTTCTACGGCAACACCAAGGACCGCGTGGTCGACGAAAACGACCGTGCGGGAACGGGTTTCCTGGCCCGGCTGTGCGAGGACTGGGAGGCCGCCACGCTACCGGCCCAGTACGGCGGCGCCCGGGTGGTGCTGGCGCGCACCGGACTGGTGTTCTCCCCCGCCGGTGGTGCGTTGGGCCGGTTGCGGCCGTTGTTCCGGACGGGCCTCGGCGCCCGGCTGGGCGGCGGCCGGCAATACATGTCGTGGATCACGCTGGAAGACGAAGTGCGCGCGCTGCTGTTCGCGATTTTCGACGCCGAGCTGTCCGGCCCGGTGAACATGACCGGCCCGGCGCCGGTCACCAACGCCGAGTTCACCACCGCATTCGGGCGGGCGGTCAATCGCCCAACCCCGTTGATGGTGCCCGGGTTTGCCATCCGGGCCGCGTTGGGCGAGTTCGCCGACGAAGGCCTGCTGATGGGTCAGCGAGCCATCCCGTCCGCGCTGGAGCGCGCCGGTTTCGCCTTCCACCACAACACCATTGGCGAGGCGCTCGCCTACGCCACGGCCCGGCGCGACCACGACTAGTGGCGGGCGCGGCGCGGCGATCGTAAGCGCGGCGCGGCGATCATAAGCGCGGCGAGTGTCACGCCAGCGTGGCAGATGCCGCCGAACGTCACGCCAGCGTGACGCCCCGTCGCGGCGTGGTCGCCCGCCGAGTACCGTCGCGAACGTGATCGAATCCATCCGGACCAGCCAGGCGCTGATCGAGGTCCGCCAGCTCGGCACCGTCGACTACCGCCTGGCCTGGCAGCAGCAACGCGATCTGGCCGACGCCCGGGTGGCCGGCGGCAACGACACGCTGCTGCTGCTGGAGCACCCCGCGGTCTACACCGCGGGGCGGCGCACCGAGCCGCACGAACGGCCGGTGGATGGCACCCCCGTCATAGACACCGACCGTGGCGGCAAGATCACCTGGCATGGGCCCGGCCAATTGGTCGGGTATCCGATCATCGGCCTGGCCGAACCGCTCGACGTGGTCAACTACGTGCGACGCCTGGAGGAAGCGCTGATCAAGGTGTGCGCCGATCTGGGCGTGGACGCGGCCCGGGTGTCGGGCCGATCAGGGGTGTGGGTGCCGGGCACCGAGAGCCGGCCGGACCGCAAGGTCGCCGCCATCGGCGTCCGGGTGTCGCGCGCGACCACCCTGCATGGGTTCGCCCTCAACTGCGACTGCGACCTGGACGCCTTCAACGCGATCGTGCCGTGCGGCATCAGCGACGCCGGGGTGACCTCGCTGTCGGCCGAACTGCGCCACCCGGTGTCGGTCGAGGATGTCCGGACCGCGGTCGCGGACGCGGTGTGCGACGCCCTGGACGGCGTGCTGCCGGTCCGTGATTACCCCGCCGCACGCGTAGCATCGGCGATGTGACTGTCGCACCGGAAGGACGCAAGCTGCTGCGCCTGGAAGTGCGCAACGCCGAGACCCCGATCGAGCGCAAACCGCCGTGGATCAGGGTGCGGGCCCGGATGGGTCCGGAGTACACCCAGCTCAAGAGCCTGGTCCGGCGGGAGGGACTGCACACAGTCTGCGAAGAGGCCGGGTGCCCCAACATCTTCGAATGCTGGGAGGATCGCGAGGCCACCTTCCTGATCGGCGGTGACCAGTGCACCCGCCGCTGCGACTTCTGCCAGATCGACACCGGAAAGCCCGCCGAACTGGACCGCGACGAACCCCGGCGGGTCGCCGACAGCGTGCACACGATGGGACTGCGCTACGCCACGGTCACCGGGGTGGCCCGCGACGACCTGCCCGACGGCGGGGCCTGGCTGTACGCCGAGACGGTGCGCGCCATCAAGGAACTCAACCCGGCGACCGGCGTCGAGCTGCTGATCCCCGACTTCAACGGCGAGTCCAGCCGGCTTGCCGAGGTGTTCGAGTCACGCCCGGAAGTGTTGGCGCACAACGTCGAAACCGTGCCGCGCATCTTCAAGCGGATCCGGCCCGCCTTCACCTACCGGCGCAGCCTGGACGTGCTGACCTCGGCGCGCGACGCTGGGCTGGTCACCAAGAGCAACCTCATCCTCGGCATGGGCGAGACCCCCGACGAGGTGCTTACCGCCCTGGCCGACCTGCATGACGCCGGCTGCGACATCATCACCATCACCCAATACCTGCGCCCGTCGGCACGTCACCACCCCGTCGAGCGCTGGGTGAAACCGGAGGAATTCGTCGAGTTCGCACAGCACGCCGAGGAGCTCGGCTTCGCCGGGGTGCTGGCCGGACCGCTGGTCCGCTCGTCCTACCGCGCGGGACGGCTCTACGAGCAAGCGGCCCGCAGCCGCGCCGACGATGCCGGGGCACGGTAGCGGCGTTCGCCCGTCGCCGTCCTACGTATTCTTTGATTATGGCTAAACCCCGCACCGCCGCGCAGAACAAGGCCGCCAGAGCGCAGGCGCAGGCCGCCCGCAAGGCCGCGGCCAAGGAGCGCCGCGCCCAGCTGTGGCAGGCGTTCAACATCCAGCGGCAGGAAGACAAGCGGCTGCTGCCGTACATGATCGGCGCCTTCGTGCTGATCGTCGGCATCTCGGTGGGGGTCGGGGTGTGGGCCGGCGGCCTGACCATGCTCACCTTGATCCCGCTGGGCGTGCTGCTGGGCGGTTTGGTCACCTTCATCATCTTCGGCCGTCGCGCGCAGAAGTCGGTCTACCGCAAGGCCGAAGGCCAAACCGGCGCCGCCGCATGGGCTTTGGACAACCTGCGCGGCAAGTGGCGGGTGACCCCGGGGGTCGCCGCGACCGGCCACTTCGACGCCGTGCATCGGGTGATCGGCCGGCCCGGCGTCATCCTGGTCGGCGAGGGAGCGGCGACGCGGGTGCGGCCCCTGCTGGCGCAGGAGAAGAAGCGCACCGCCCGCCTGATCGGCGACGTACCGATCTACGACATCATCGTGGGCAACGGCGAGGACGAGGTGTCGCTGGCCAAGCTGGAGCGCCACCTCACCCGCCTGCCGGCCAACATCACCGTCAAGCAGATGGACACCCTGGAGTCGCGGTTGGCCGCGCTGGGGTCGCGGGCCGGCACCGCCGTGATGCCCAAGGGGCCGCTGCCCAACTCGGGCAAGATGCGCGGTGTGCAGCGCACCGTGCGCCGCAAGTAGCCGCCGTCACACTCAGCGGCGATCGCAAGCGCGGCGAAGCCGGGCGCAGCGGGTCGCCGCCGTCAGACTCAGCGGCGATCGCAAGCGCGGCGAAGCCGGGCGCAGCGGGTCGCCGCCGTCAGACTCAGCGGCG is part of the Mycobacterium mantenii genome and encodes:
- a CDS encoding DUF4191 domain-containing protein, with product MAKPRTAAQNKAARAQAQAARKAAAKERRAQLWQAFNIQRQEDKRLLPYMIGAFVLIVGISVGVGVWAGGLTMLTLIPLGVLLGGLVTFIIFGRRAQKSVYRKAEGQTGAAAWALDNLRGKWRVTPGVAATGHFDAVHRVIGRPGVILVGEGAATRVRPLLAQEKKRTARLIGDVPIYDIIVGNGEDEVSLAKLERHLTRLPANITVKQMDTLESRLAALGSRAGTAVMPKGPLPNSGKMRGVQRTVRRK